The stretch of DNA CGACGCCCTGGCCGCCGAGGAGGCGCGCCGCGAGTTCGGCCGCCTGGACGGCCGCCTGGCCGATCTCGAAGGCCGCCTGCGCCGTATCGAGCGCGCCGTGCCGGGGGGCAACCCATGAGCCCGCCGCGCGCCCCCTTTGCCGCCCGGGTGGCGCCCCTGCCGGCCCCGGGCGAGGCGGACCGCGATACGCTGGCCCGCACGCTCTGGGGCGAGGCGAGGGGCGAGGGCGTGCCCGGCATGGCGGCGGTCGCCGGCGTCGTCGTCAACCGCATGCTGGCCAGCGCCCGGCTGGTCGCGGCGGGGCGCGAGGCCGCGTGGTGGTGCGGGCCCGACGCCGTCTCCGTGTGCCGGGCGCCGTGGCAGTTTTCCTGCTGGAACCTGGGCGATCCCAACCGCGGCAGGATCGAGGCCCTGGCCGCGGACGGCGCCGTGCTCCTGCCCGCGCGGACCATCGCCGATGCCGCGCTGGACGGCCGCCTCGGCGATTCCACTTTCGGCGCCGACCATTATCACGCCCGCGGGGTGCTGCCGGCCTGGGCCCGCGGGCGCCGGCCGGTCGTCGCCATCGGCCGGCACCTGTTCTACAAGCTCGGCAATTGAGGGGAACAAAGCATGATCGAATTCATCATCGACAACGGCGACACCCTGCTGGCCGCGGCCAGCGGCGTGATCGCGGCGGCATCGGCCATCGCGGCCCTGACGCCGACCCCGGTCGACGACGGCATCGTCCGTCTGCTGCGCCGGGTGGTGGAAGTGCTGGCGCTCAATGTCGGCAATGCCCGGCGCGGGCCCTGACACTTGGCACGGCTTTTGCCAGTTACGGCCTGTCCCAGGGCGTGGGCGGACGGGAATCCGGGGTTCCGCGGCGCTTTGGGGCAGGGCGGCCGGCAAGAATTGCCGGATCGCCAGGACCGGATTGCCGGGAGGACCCGTGGATGAGCCTTAGTGTGCCGAGCGAGATGACCGCCACCGCCCAGCGCCGCACCTATGCCGGCGTGCCGGCCGATATCCTGACCGGCATCCAGACCGCGTCGGCCCGGACGGGCATGGATTTCAGCTATCTCCTGGCCCAGGCCAAGCTGGAATCGGGCTATGACGCGGGGGCCAAGGCCGCGACCTCCAGCGCCCGGGGGCTCTATCAGTTCATCGAGCAGACCTGGCTGAAGATGGTGAAGGACCATGGCGCCGAACATGGCGTCG from Zavarzinia compransoris encodes:
- a CDS encoding cell wall hydrolase, with the translated sequence MSPPRAPFAARVAPLPAPGEADRDTLARTLWGEARGEGVPGMAAVAGVVVNRMLASARLVAAGREAAWWCGPDAVSVCRAPWQFSCWNLGDPNRGRIEALAADGAVLLPARTIADAALDGRLGDSTFGADHYHARGVLPAWARGRRPVVAIGRHLFYKLGN